Below is a genomic region from Pseudomonas svalbardensis.
GGGCGTGGTGCTGGCGTCCTTCTCCAGCCGCGAGGCCGCTGAAAAGCTTGCCGCTGAACAGGGCGGTCGCTTGCTGCGGTTCAGCGAGATCACTCCGGCGCTGCTGCAGCAACACTAGCGTCGTCGAGAAAATCTGATCGCCGTCAAGTCGGTATTTCTTCACCTGCTCAAAGATAGGGGCTGGCTATGTCCCCCAGTGCTGGCATCCGTGATGCCCAGGAGTAAATGATGAAAACCGAGTTTCAGGACCGTTTGGCGGTGGTCACGGGTGCCAGCTCCGGGATTGGCCTGGCACTGTGCGCCGCGCTGTTACCGCGCGGCGTCAAGGTGCTGGCGATGTCACGGACCCTGGGTGAACTGCCGGCCTTGCAGCAGATCTACGGCGAGCGGTTGCAGTGGTTTGCCGGGGACGTCACGAATCTGCAAGACCTGCGCGAACTGGCCGAGCGCGCGGCGGCGATTGGCCCCGTGGACTATCTGGTGCCCAACGCGGGGATCGCTGAAATGGCTGACAGTCTGGATATGCAGGCCTTCCAGCGTCAGTGGGCGGTCAACGGTGCCGGGGCGTTGAATACGCTGGCGGCGTTGCGGGGTGAGTTGGCGAACCCGGCGTCGGTGGTGTTTGTCGGGAGCTTCCTGACCGGTTCGAGCTTCCCCGGGCTGGCCGCCTGCATTGCCAGCAAGGCTGCGCTGGCGGCTCAGGCGCGGACGCTGGCGGTGGAGTTTGCGAGTTTTGATGTGCGCATTAATCTGGTCTCGCCGGGACCGACGGCTACCTCGATGTGGGATCACTTGGGGTTGAGCGATGGGGAGCTTGGCGATGTTGCCGACACGCTTGGCAAACGTCTGTTACCGGGTCATTTTCTAGATGCGGCATCGGTGGCTAATGTGATTGTCTTTCAGCTGTCGCAGGGGGCTCGGGGTGTTTACGGTCAGGACTGGAAGGTCGATAACGGTTACACCTTGGGCTGAAGGGTAAATATTTACGCTCGGAGTACATATCCGTTGTTGCGGTAACGGCGGCTTAGGGTTCCGCCCTGACGGCGGGTCACTTGGAGAAGCGTCAAGTAACCAAACGCTCTTGCCCCTGACGTACGGTGCCTCGCCTAGGCTCGGCATACCCTCGCTCCGGTCCTGCTCCGTGGGCCCGCCGCCATCGGCCATCCATGGCCGGGGGCGGCTACCGCGGCATCCTTGCCGCGGTGCCCACTGCGCAGAACCTGCGCTCGGCCTTCCGACGGGGCAGATCAAGATCAAGATCAAGATCAAAAGCCAAAGCGAGGCGGCCTGATAGCCGACCTGATGTCTGCCAAGGTCATTGGCGGTGGACACCTATGTCATGCCCGCCAAAAATCCAACTGTGGGAGCGAGCCTGCTCGCGAAGGCGGACTTACATTCAACATTGATGTCGACTGACAGGGCCTCATCGCGAGCAGGCTCGCTCCCACAGGGGAAATGCGTACGCTTTGAAGAGACAGGTCGGCCGGTAGGCCGCCTCGCTTTTGCTTTTGCGGTACACGCCCCCTCGAGAGGCCCACGGAGCAGGACCGGAGCGAGGGCATGGCGAGCCTGGGCGAGCCACCGAACGAAAGGGGCAAAAGCCCTTGGTTACTTGGGGATTTTCCAAGTGACCCGCCGTCAGGGCGGAACCCTAAGCCGCCGTTACCGAAGAAACGGATATACACCCAAGGCCTAGTGCGAAGTCCCCTCGGCAAACTCAATCTTGTTCCCCACGTTGTACTTGCCCGAAGGCTTGTTCATCGGAATGCGTTTGATCTCCTTCAGGGTGCTGCTGTCGTAAACAATCAGCGCACCGTCGGTGGCCCAGATGCTCAGCAGCAGGTAACGGCCGTCACGGGTGAACTCAACATGAGCGGCAGTTTTACCGGGCATCGGGCGCAAGGTGTGGGCGATTTCCAGAGTCTGTTTGTCGATCAGGTGGATCGCATCGTTGTCGGGCCCGAAGAACACGTCGGTCCAGGCATACCGCGAATTGACGTGACTGCGCATGAAAAACCCGGGCCCCAGGGTCGGGATTTCCTTGATCAGTTTCCAGGTCTTGAAGTCGATGACCGAGATCAGCCCCTTGCTGATATTCGGCGTGGCGAACACCCACTCGCCGTTGCGTTTCCAGTAGGTCCCCGACCCCAAATGCGGCATGCCCGGCAGCGGTATGTCGGTGACTACCTTGCCGCTGTCGAGGTCGATCACCTGACCGCCCTGGGCCTTGCGCGACGTCGCCAGCAGCTGTTTGTAGTCCGGTGAAAAGGAGAAATCGTCGAGAACATCCCCGGCAGGGATCCGCCGTGGTTCGAAATCCGGGGTGCCGGCCCAGGACAGTTCCCAGACTTCCTTCACGTCCTTGAGCGCGACGATGAAGCTGTCCCGCGGCGGGGCGGAGTAGACCGCGCTGACCCGTGACGCGGTGCCGTCCTGACCGATCGTGGGAATGGTTTTGACCAGCGACAGATCGCGAGCATCGAGCACCACCAGGTTGCCGGGCAAATAGTTGCCCACCAGCACCCAGCGTCCATCCTTGCTCACCGCCAGGTTGCGGGTATTGAGGCCGGCGCGAACCTCGGCGATCAGTTTCAGGTTGTGCAAGTCATACAGGCTGATCCAGCCGTCACGGGAGGCGAAGTAGACGAAGCGCCCGTCGGGTGAGAACTTCGGCCCGCCATGCACGGCAAAGTGCGAAGCAAACCGCGCCAGCACCTCAAAGCGGTCACCGTCGAGGATGTCGATGTGATGGTCGCCGGCTTCCACCACCACGAACAGGTTCAGCGGGTCGGCGCCGTGCTGGGGCGTGGTGGGCAGCTTGCTGAGGTCCGCGAGCATCGAGTGACTGCCGAGAATGTCGTCATTGCTCCAGGTGGGCGGGGTGGCGGGCGGTTGCTGAAGGTAGTCCACCAGCGCGTCGATCTGCGCGGGGCTGAACACAGTGGCATACCCGGCCATTTGGCTCGCGGGGCGACCGTTCTGGATCACGCTGCGGATTTCATCAGGTTTGATCCGGCTGAGACTCTCCGGCAACAACGCCGGCCCCGCAGCGCCGAGACGGTTAATGCCGTGACAGCGCTGGCAATGCTGCTGATAGTTTTCCGCGGCGTGTTCAAGTGCAGGAACCGCTGCGCCGGCCTGGGCCGCGCTGACCCATAACATGTGCGCAAGGAGCATGCGCCTCATATCGCCACCTTGGCGTGGCGTTGCAGCGCTTGAGCCGGGTAAAGCCGCGCCGGGTACTCCAGCTGTTCTGCACCAAACAAATCGACCACGGTGCCGATCACCGTCAGTGTCGGTATGCCCGGTGGACAATCCAGCGCCAGGGTCGGCAATTGGTGCAATTTGCCACGGGCGACGTGCTGGTCGGGACGCGTGCCGTTGCTGATCAGCGCCGCGGGTGTATCGGCCGACAGCCCGGCTTCGATCAAACGCTGAGCGATGATCCCCAGGTTCGACAAGCCCATGTAAAACACCAAGGTTTGGCTACTGTCGGCAAGGCTGCTCCAGGGCAGCGACAACTCGCCATCGCGTTGCAAATGACCGGTGATGAACCGGCAGGAATTGACCAGGTCGCGGTGGGTCAACGGTATGCCCGCATAAGCGCTGCAGCCGGAAGCGGCGGTAATGCCCGGCACCACTTGGCAGTCGATGCCGCGTTGCAGCAGGTACTCCAGCTCTTCGGCACCGCGACCAAAAATGAACGGGTCGCCGCCCTTGAGCCGGACCACGCGCTGCCCTTGATCGGCAAGGTCGGCGAGCAGTTCGTTGATCTGCTCCTGGGGCAGGCTGTGGCAGCCACTGGCCTTGCCGACGTAATGCCGGGCGCAGGTCAGTGGGATCAATGTCAGCAGCTCGGGGCTGATTAGCCGGTCATAGACCACGGCGTCGGCCTGCATCAACAGGCTCCAGGCGCGCAGGGTCAGCAGGCGTGGATCGCCGGGGCCGGCGCCGACCAGGGCAACTTCGCCCGGCCGGAACGGGGACTCAAGTGTGGCCGGTATAGCAATCGATGGAGGCATGGGACGTCCTTGGTGCTTCATCAGGTTGACCGGCCCCAGCCTTTGTCAGGTGGTTGGCCGGACGGGCTATTCAGTGGGTGATGCAAGGGATGGTGGGTAATGGCGGCACACCGATTTCGTCATCGCTGAGGTGGCAGCCGGGGTCCTGGCCCCACAAATCACCCTCGGCCCAGGCGCGTGTGCGGGTGTTGCCGTTGCAGATGGGCAACCAGCGGCATTCTGCGCAACGACCGCCGACGGCGCGGGGATGCTCACGCAGGCGCAACAGCAGGGCATCCGGCTGATCCAGCCACAACGTGCGGAACGGCGTGCGGCGGACATTACCCACCGAGTGCTGCCACCAGTAGGTGTCCGGGTGCACTTCGCCGGTGTTGTCGATGTTGGCAATGCCGCTGCCCGACGCGTTGCCGCCCCAGGCGCGGAGCATTTTTTCCAGGCGTGGGTAATGCTCGGGAAGACGCACGGCTGCCCATTGCAGCAGGAGAATGGCGTCGGCATCGTTGTTGCCGCTGACAAAATCGCTGTCGCGGCCCTGTTGGATGTCTTCCCAGGCGCGCTCGAAGATCAGCGTCATGGCCTCGCGGCTCATCTGCTGGTGTGCGTCGAGTTTGCGACTGCGTTTGCCGCGACCGCTGTAGTTGAGGTGCGACAGGTAAAACTTTTGCACGTCGTACTCGCGCATCAGCGCCAGCAGTTGGGGCAGCTGAGGGTGGTTCTCCTGGGTCAGGGTGGTACGCAGGCCAACGCGAATGCCCTGTTCGCGACAGAGCCGGATTGCCTGCATGGAACGGGCGAAGCTGCCCTTGAGTTGGCGGAAGGCGTCATGGGTGGCTTCCAGGCCATCGATGCTGATCCCGACGTAGTCGAAGTTCGCCGCGCTGATCTGCGTGATGTTCTGCTCATCGATCAGCGTGCCGTTGGTGGACAAGGCCACAAAGAAACCCTTGGTCCGGGCGTAGGCACTGAGCACAAACAGATCCTCGCGCAACAGCGGTTCGCCACCGGAAAGAATCAACACCTTGACGCCGGCATCGTGCAGATCGTCAATCACGGTCAGCGCAGCGGCCGTATCCAGTTCGTCGCGAAAGACACTGTCGGCCGAGGTGGCGTAGCAATGTTTGCAGGTCAGGTTGCAGCGCCTGAGCAGGTTCCATATCACCACCGGCGCCCGATTGCTGCCCGGCGGACTGGTTCTGGGCGCAGGGGCCTGGCCGGCCAGTGCACGCAGGTATTGGCTGATCCTCAACATGCCACTCTCCTTGAGTCAGGGTGTGTTCAGCGCGAAGCGGGCGGCAGGCGCAAGCCGGTTTTTTTCAGGATGCGGCTGCTCACCAGCATCTCGTCGGCCCCACAGGCGTCGCCCAGCAAATAGCGCAGGTGCTCGCGGTAGCTGTTGATTTCATCGCTGCTGCGGCCATGCACCATGGCGAACAGGTTGTAACGCCAGTCGGTTCGGCGCGGACGGCGATAGCAGTGGCTGACGAAGGGTTGCGCGCCGATCAGCGCACCGAGGCGCGGCATGTCGGTGTCGCGCACATCCCAGACCGTCATGCCGTTGTGGCGATAGCCCAGTCGGTAGTGATTGGGCACGGCAGCGATCCGCCGAATCGCGCCCTCGGCCTGCAAGCGCTTGAGCAGATCCAGGGTGGCTTCGATGTTGAGCCCCAGCTGTTCGGCGAGCCACGCCCACGGGTCGTCCAGCAGCGGCAGACCGGCTTGGGTCAACACGATCAGACGCTGGACGAGGGTGTCTTCAGGCCGGGAAATACAGACCGACATGGTAGGTCTCCTCTTTGGGCAGGTTGAGCGGCGGCAGGCCGGTCAGGGTTTCGATGCGCTGCAGCGTCTCGGTGATGGCGTGTTCGGTCGCGCAGCCGAGCACGAACCACATGTTCCAGGCGTGCTCGCGTCGGTAGTTGTGCGCCACTTCAGGCAGGCCCAGCAGTTGCTCGGCGACCTCGTCGAAACGTTCTTCCGGGACCGCCAGCGCCGCGAGGGTGAAGGCGCCGCCCAGCCGTTCGATGTCGAACATCGGGCCGAAGCGTGTGAGCACGCCGTCATCGAGCAGGGCATGCAGTCGGTCGAGCAGTTCAGTGCTGCTGCTCTCCAGTTCGGCCGCCAATACCCGCCAGGGGTGGCGCACCAGCGGCAGGCCCAGTTGCAAGCGGTTGATCAGGCGACGGTCGAGGTCATCCATGGCTCGGTGCTCCTGTTCGCGAGGGCGCAAAGCGGCCGCCGCACTGTTTGAAGACCTGGGTGCTGAACAGCAATTGATGGGGCAGGTCGCTCAGCAGATGCTCCTCCAGCAACGCCTGTATCTGCGCCTCCACCCGGTCACGTTGACGCCCGTGCACCATGCAAAACAGGTTGTACCGCCACTGCGGCAAGCGCCGGGGCCGCTGATAGCAAAGGTTAATGCCGGGCGCTCGCCCCAGGCGCTGGCCGACTTCGTCGATCAGCGCGTCGGGAATATCCAGCACCAGCATGGCGTTGGCGGTAAAGCCCAGCGCGCGATGGTGCAGCACCAGGCCGATACGGCGAAACAGCCCTTGCTCGCTCCATTGGCGCATTTGCTCGAGCACCTGGTTTTCGTCGGTGTTTATCCGTTCGGCGAGTTCCTGATAGGGGCGCGCTACCAGCGGCAATCCGCCTTCGAGGTGCCGACGCAGCGCCAGCGCTTGTTTGGGGCTCAATCCGGGCTTCATGATTTTTCTCCCAGGGCAAAACCGAGGTCGATGCGGTAGGCGGTCAACATCGGCAGGTCCAGCGGCATGAGGCCGGTGTCGTTCTCCAGTTCCTTGAGCACACGGTCGATGTGTTGGCGATCAGGGGCGGTCAGCACAAACCACAGGTTGTAGAAATGCTCCCGTGCGTAGTTGTGATTGACCTCGGGGTACTGACTGACGCGATCGGCCACCTGTTGCAGGCGTTCGGCGGGCACGGCGAGGGCGGCGAGGGTGCTGGCCCCGGCGCGGCTGTGTTCGAACACCGGGCCGATCCGTGAGAGGGTGCCGGCCTGATCCATTTCTTCCAGGCAGGTCATCACCTGGGATTCGCGGCAACCGAGAATCCGCGCCATCTCCTTGTACGGTGACGGGCACAGCGGCATGCCGTGCTGGAAGCGGTCGATGAG
It encodes:
- a CDS encoding SDR family NAD(P)-dependent oxidoreductase gives rise to the protein MKTEFQDRLAVVTGASSGIGLALCAALLPRGVKVLAMSRTLGELPALQQIYGERLQWFAGDVTNLQDLRELAERAAAIGPVDYLVPNAGIAEMADSLDMQAFQRQWAVNGAGALNTLAALRGELANPASVVFVGSFLTGSSFPGLAACIASKAALAAQARTLAVEFASFDVRINLVSPGPTATSMWDHLGLSDGELGDVADTLGKRLLPGHFLDAASVANVIVFQLSQGARGVYGQDWKVDNGYTLG
- a CDS encoding nitrite reductase; this encodes MRRMLLAHMLWVSAAQAGAAVPALEHAAENYQQHCQRCHGINRLGAAGPALLPESLSRIKPDEIRSVIQNGRPASQMAGYATVFSPAQIDALVDYLQQPPATPPTWSNDDILGSHSMLADLSKLPTTPQHGADPLNLFVVVEAGDHHIDILDGDRFEVLARFASHFAVHGGPKFSPDGRFVYFASRDGWISLYDLHNLKLIAEVRAGLNTRNLAVSKDGRWVLVGNYLPGNLVVLDARDLSLVKTIPTIGQDGTASRVSAVYSAPPRDSFIVALKDVKEVWELSWAGTPDFEPRRIPAGDVLDDFSFSPDYKQLLATSRKAQGGQVIDLDSGKVVTDIPLPGMPHLGSGTYWKRNGEWVFATPNISKGLISVIDFKTWKLIKEIPTLGPGFFMRSHVNSRYAWTDVFFGPDNDAIHLIDKQTLEIAHTLRPMPGKTAAHVEFTRDGRYLLLSIWATDGALIVYDSSTLKEIKRIPMNKPSGKYNVGNKIEFAEGTSH
- the cobA gene encoding uroporphyrinogen-III C-methyltransferase, whose product is MPPSIAIPATLESPFRPGEVALVGAGPGDPRLLTLRAWSLLMQADAVVYDRLISPELLTLIPLTCARHYVGKASGCHSLPQEQINELLADLADQGQRVVRLKGGDPFIFGRGAEELEYLLQRGIDCQVVPGITAASGCSAYAGIPLTHRDLVNSCRFITGHLQRDGELSLPWSSLADSSQTLVFYMGLSNLGIIAQRLIEAGLSADTPAALISNGTRPDQHVARGKLHQLPTLALDCPPGIPTLTVIGTVVDLFGAEQLEYPARLYPAQALQRHAKVAI
- the nirJ gene encoding heme d1 biosynthesis radical SAM protein NirJ, whose protein sequence is MLRISQYLRALAGQAPAPRTSPPGSNRAPVVIWNLLRRCNLTCKHCYATSADSVFRDELDTAAALTVIDDLHDAGVKVLILSGGEPLLREDLFVLSAYARTKGFFVALSTNGTLIDEQNITQISAANFDYVGISIDGLEATHDAFRQLKGSFARSMQAIRLCREQGIRVGLRTTLTQENHPQLPQLLALMREYDVQKFYLSHLNYSGRGKRSRKLDAHQQMSREAMTLIFERAWEDIQQGRDSDFVSGNNDADAILLLQWAAVRLPEHYPRLEKMLRAWGGNASGSGIANIDNTGEVHPDTYWWQHSVGNVRRTPFRTLWLDQPDALLLRLREHPRAVGGRCAECRWLPICNGNTRTRAWAEGDLWGQDPGCHLSDDEIGVPPLPTIPCITH
- the ahbB gene encoding siroheme decarboxylase subunit beta — protein: MSVCISRPEDTLVQRLIVLTQAGLPLLDDPWAWLAEQLGLNIEATLDLLKRLQAEGAIRRIAAVPNHYRLGYRHNGMTVWDVRDTDMPRLGALIGAQPFVSHCYRRPRRTDWRYNLFAMVHGRSSDEINSYREHLRYLLGDACGADEMLVSSRILKKTGLRLPPASR
- a CDS encoding Lrp/AsnC family transcriptional regulator, producing the protein MDDLDRRLINRLQLGLPLVRHPWRVLAAELESSSTELLDRLHALLDDGVLTRFGPMFDIERLGGAFTLAALAVPEERFDEVAEQLLGLPEVAHNYRREHAWNMWFVLGCATEHAITETLQRIETLTGLPPLNLPKEETYHVGLYFPA
- the ahbB gene encoding siroheme decarboxylase subunit beta: MKPGLSPKQALALRRHLEGGLPLVARPYQELAERINTDENQVLEQMRQWSEQGLFRRIGLVLHHRALGFTANAMLVLDIPDALIDEVGQRLGRAPGINLCYQRPRRLPQWRYNLFCMVHGRQRDRVEAQIQALLEEHLLSDLPHQLLFSTQVFKQCGGRFAPSRTGAPSHG
- a CDS encoding Lrp/AsnC family transcriptional regulator, which codes for MNLELLSRQLIDRFQHGMPLCPSPYKEMARILGCRESQVMTCLEEMDQAGTLSRIGPVFEHSRAGASTLAALAVPAERLQQVADRVSQYPEVNHNYAREHFYNLWFVLTAPDRQHIDRVLKELENDTGLMPLDLPMLTAYRIDLGFALGEKS